From Hartmannibacter diazotrophicus, a single genomic window includes:
- a CDS encoding polyhydroxyalkanoate depolymerase translates to MLYDAYQFQDDMIAPVRRMARLMQSVTRLAFWGAGENVAMRFAAAMEMVSRYHLSHARPDFGIEAVPVGNRMVPVTQRVALDLPFGKLLHFSKDIDSEQPRILVVAPLSGHFSTLLRGTVETLLRDHDVFITDWANARDVPLEAGGFGVDDYVEYVIRFLETMGPHGHVLAVCQPCVQALAAVAVMSEDNNPATPRTMTLMAGPIDPRESPTSVNEFAVAKSLDWFQSSVISKVPARYPGAGRRVYPGFLQLVGFMAMNMDRHRSAHSKLYRHLARGEKAEAEKIKTFYDEYFAVLDLAEEFYLETIERVFHKAELAVGEFTYRGRKVDPGAIRKTALLTVEGGRDDICALGQTAAAHDLCRSLRPHLKRHHLQANVGHYGVFNGKRWEREIYPVVRNMILAME, encoded by the coding sequence ATGCTTTACGATGCCTATCAATTCCAGGACGATATGATTGCACCCGTCCGCCGGATGGCGCGGCTGATGCAGTCGGTGACCCGTCTTGCCTTCTGGGGTGCCGGCGAAAACGTCGCGATGCGCTTTGCCGCCGCCATGGAGATGGTCTCGCGCTATCATCTCAGCCACGCGCGTCCCGACTTCGGCATCGAGGCGGTGCCCGTCGGCAATCGCATGGTGCCGGTGACGCAGAGGGTCGCCCTCGACTTGCCCTTCGGCAAGCTGCTGCACTTTTCCAAGGACATCGACAGCGAGCAGCCGCGCATCCTTGTCGTGGCGCCCCTGTCCGGGCATTTCTCGACGCTGCTGCGCGGGACGGTGGAGACACTGCTGCGTGACCACGACGTCTTTATCACCGACTGGGCCAACGCCCGCGACGTGCCGCTGGAAGCCGGCGGCTTCGGCGTCGACGACTATGTGGAATATGTCATCCGTTTCCTGGAGACGATGGGTCCGCACGGTCACGTGCTCGCCGTCTGCCAGCCCTGCGTCCAGGCGCTGGCTGCCGTCGCGGTGATGTCGGAGGACAATAATCCGGCAACGCCGCGTACGATGACGCTGATGGCCGGACCGATCGATCCGCGCGAAAGCCCGACATCCGTGAACGAGTTCGCGGTCGCCAAGTCCCTCGACTGGTTCCAGAGTTCGGTGATCTCCAAGGTACCAGCGCGCTATCCGGGTGCCGGCCGCCGGGTCTACCCGGGCTTCCTGCAACTCGTCGGCTTCATGGCCATGAACATGGACCGCCACCGCAGCGCCCATTCCAAGCTCTACCGTCATCTCGCCAGGGGCGAAAAGGCCGAGGCGGAGAAGATCAAGACCTTCTACGACGAGTATTTCGCCGTCCTCGATCTTGCCGAGGAGTTCTATCTGGAGACCATCGAGAGGGTGTTCCACAAGGCCGAGCTTGCCGTCGGCGAATTCACCTATCGTGGCCGCAAGGTCGATCCCGGGGCGATCCGCAAGACGGCCCTTCTGACGGTGGAGGGCGGGCGCGACGATATCTGTGCGCTCGGCCAGACTGCCGCCGCGCACGACCTTTGCCGGTCCCTGCGTCCGCACCTGAAGCGCCACCATCTTCAGGCCAACGTTGGCCACTATGGCGTCTTCAACGGCAAGCGCTGGGAGCGGGAGATCTACCCCGTCGTGCGCAACATGATCCTGGCGATGGAATAG
- a CDS encoding glutathione S-transferase, giving the protein MAKATLTISSKNYSSWSLRGWLLCRMAGIDFEEIQADLDTEEARQELLLLSPSVLVPRLTHGDVVVWDTLAIANYAAETAPKAGILPTDKPARAHCRAVSGEMHSGFYNLRSALPMNLKARHKSFKIFSGARPDVERIKAIWTECLDQYGGPYLFGETPTMADAMYAPVCTRFRTYAVDLPDDLAAYCERIFEWPLMVEWTEGALAEPDEIVELEVEF; this is encoded by the coding sequence ATGGCAAAGGCGACACTGACGATCTCGTCCAAGAATTACTCCTCGTGGTCGTTGCGCGGCTGGCTGCTGTGCCGCATGGCCGGCATCGATTTTGAGGAAATCCAGGCCGATCTCGACACCGAGGAGGCTCGCCAGGAGTTGCTGCTGCTCTCGCCCTCGGTCCTGGTACCGCGCCTGACGCATGGCGACGTCGTCGTGTGGGATACGCTGGCGATTGCCAACTATGCGGCCGAAACCGCGCCGAAGGCCGGCATCCTGCCAACCGACAAACCGGCGCGGGCGCATTGCCGGGCCGTGTCGGGCGAGATGCACTCGGGATTCTACAATCTGCGTTCGGCGCTGCCGATGAACCTCAAGGCCCGGCACAAGAGCTTCAAGATTTTCTCCGGTGCGAGGCCGGACGTGGAACGCATCAAGGCGATCTGGACCGAGTGCCTCGACCAGTATGGCGGACCCTATCTCTTCGGCGAGACCCCGACCATGGCCGACGCCATGTATGCGCCCGTCTGTACGCGCTTTCGCACCTATGCGGTCGACCTGCCGGACGATCTTGCGGCCTACTGCGAGCGTATCTTCGAATGGCCGCTGATGGTGGAGTGGACCGAGGGGGCACTTGCCGAGCCCGACGAGATCGTGGAGCTGGAAGTCGAGTTCTGA